Proteins encoded together in one Kutzneria kofuensis window:
- a CDS encoding RICIN domain-containing protein: MRRRAIVPVLTSGVLAVFAVIAMVLAGVGPASAAAPHASQQTFLTFYGWWDNTPPGGDIAHPVKHKTAGGVGTFDDPITFATSTKEVKPGGKIYVPRVGKYFIMEDDCDECSSDWNGKGPNGGPKLAHFDLWLGGKGGDPFKAIQCEVALTHYNKDNTPTMEPVIVNPGSGEKVSKDPIFNTSTGECYGGATPTITVGPYRNPASAVCLDAPAGATKIGVKSCDGSAEQNFTFDGTFLSIRNLCADSKGGDIALKKCTGGPTQQWSANPSGTISDIQTGKKCFRATKTAVTAGSCSGSAAQWTFPTA; the protein is encoded by the coding sequence ATGAGGAGACGAGCGATCGTCCCCGTCCTGACGTCCGGTGTGCTCGCGGTGTTCGCCGTCATCGCCATGGTGCTCGCCGGAGTCGGACCGGCGTCGGCCGCCGCGCCGCACGCGTCCCAGCAGACGTTCCTGACCTTCTACGGCTGGTGGGACAACACGCCCCCGGGTGGCGACATCGCGCACCCGGTCAAGCACAAGACCGCGGGCGGCGTCGGCACCTTCGACGACCCGATCACGTTCGCCACCTCCACCAAGGAGGTGAAGCCGGGCGGCAAGATCTACGTGCCGCGTGTGGGCAAGTACTTCATCATGGAGGACGACTGCGACGAGTGCAGCTCCGACTGGAACGGCAAGGGCCCCAACGGCGGCCCGAAGCTGGCCCACTTCGACCTGTGGCTCGGCGGCAAGGGCGGCGACCCGTTCAAGGCCATCCAGTGCGAGGTCGCGCTCACGCACTACAACAAGGACAACACGCCGACCATGGAACCGGTGATCGTCAACCCCGGCTCGGGCGAGAAGGTCAGCAAGGACCCGATCTTCAACACCAGCACCGGCGAGTGCTACGGCGGCGCGACCCCGACGATCACGGTCGGCCCGTACAGGAACCCGGCCTCGGCGGTATGCCTGGACGCGCCGGCCGGCGCCACCAAGATCGGCGTGAAGTCCTGTGACGGCTCGGCCGAGCAGAACTTCACGTTCGACGGCACCTTCCTGAGCATCCGCAACCTGTGCGCCGACTCCAAGGGCGGCGACATCGCGCTCAAGAAGTGCACCGGAGGCCCGACGCAGCAGTGGTCGGCCAACCCGAGCGGGACCATCTCCGACATCCAGACCGGCAAGAAGTGCTTCCGCGCGACGAAGACCGCGGTGACCGCGGGTAGCTGTTCCGGCTCGGCGGCGCAATGGACCTTCCCCACGGCCTGA